The Clostridia bacterium genomic interval GGCATATTGGGTTATCTTCTTAAAAGTCAGAATATCAATATTTTGGGGATAATAGCCATAGCTTCTAATAATGAAAGTGATTATGTAGAAGTAGATTGTTCTATTACTAAAGAAGGGGAGATTATTAAAAATGCTGTTGATAAGTTTGGCGATAAGCAAGATACCAATAAGATAAAGGGAGATACCCTAAGCATTATAAATCAGATAAATCAGAAATTAATAATAGTAGGGTTAGGGGACCCAGGTAAAATGGACTTTAATGATGATATTTCAAAAGGAGCTCCTATAACTACCAAAGCAATAGAACAAATATTAAAATCTAGTAAAAACCAAAAAGAGAGCTAGTAGCAAGCTCTCTTTATTGGATAATATTAATCATCATCAATATCGTTATCAGAATTATTATTGTTGCTATCGGAATCACTACTATTGCCATTACCATTATTGTTGCTATTGTTATTACTGTTATCATTATTGCTACTGCCAGTATTGATGGCTTGTTCAATTGCTTTAAATACGGAATCTGATACATTCTTCAGATGATTATAAGCTGAAGATATTTCGTTAGCAGCTTGTTTTGTAATTTGCTCGATGTTAATATTTACTGGTTTTTGATTTTTAGGATTTTGTTGGTTATATTCGATTGTTTTATTCATATTATCTATTGCACTCTGTATTTGCTTATCGTAGTTGTTTATTGCCTGTTCTAATTGAGCAGACGAATCCCTAATAGCCTTTTCCTGTTCAGAGGTTACATGTTCAGGATAATTGCTTTTATAATAATTTAATTTTTGTTCTACTGACGACAACAGATCTTTTGCTTTCTGCAATAAATCCTCAATGTTCTGTCTTAAATCGAGCCAACCGGATGTATGAACTTTACAGTAATTGTCTTCATTTTCGGTGTTAGGCATCTCATATGGAGTATCTAAAATTTTGGCCTTGACTGAATCCGGAAGACTAAAATAAGGTGAATCGGCCGGTCTTTTTACAAATACTTTATTAACCACTTGTGCCTCAGGACAAAATTCTGTGGCAAATTTTCCACTCGTGGCACATATATCAGCTTCTACATGGCAATTACATTTTTCATTTGGTACAGTGCCAGCTATAAAGTATTCAGTCTTAACTACATGACGTGGGTCCTTGAAGCAAAGTTCAGTAGGGATTTTGCCAGAACATGTACATATTTTGGCAGCAACTACTCCCTTTGGTCTAGCAAAGAATTCTTTATATTCAAGATTTTCGTGGATGGGAGCCATTATATTTTTCCAAAGCTCACCAGCAGTAGTACTACTGTACGTGCCATCAGGAAAATGTATATCTATAGGCTTGCCATCTATATTAATCGAATTTGCATCGTTTCCTATCCATACAAAAGCAGAATAGTAGGGCGTCAATCCACCAAATAAAACATCTTTTATTCTATTGATATTTGGATTGTTTACGTCTTTGTTTGTATTTGTCCCAGTCTTGCCTGCAGTAGGCATATTAGGTATTTGGGCCCTTCTGCCTGTGCCGGAGTTGATAACATCCTGCATTAAGTCCAGCATTATCCATGCTGTTTCTTCTTTGAAAACTTCTCTGCGTATAGGATTTTTGTTATCTAATATGATGTTTCCATCCCTGTCCACCACTTTAGTTATTGTGGTAGGCTCTATATAGATGCCCTTATTTCCAATTGTGCCATATGCTGCAGCCATTTGGAGTACGGATGCACCGTCTGTTCCAAGAGAAAGGGCGGCAGCAGATAGTCCAGTCTGTTCGCTATCATTTTTTATAACACCGTACTCTTCATTAAGTCCAAGTTTATCCAAATATTCCTTTGATTGTTGTAGTCCTACGGATTCTAGCAGAACTCTTTCTGTTACTACGTTGATGGATTGTATTATACCTTGTCTGGCTGTTGTCAGTCCTGTATATTTATTATCATAGTTTGCTCCAAAACCCTTTGAACCACCCCAACCAGGAATTTTTGCAGGAATATTTTCATAGACGTATCCAGCAGAACCCTTTAGGTCTACAAGGGGACCGTAAACACTGATTGGTTTTATGGTTGAGCCTACACCTCTGTTAGTTTTAACAGCCCTGTTCATTACTCGCGCATCTTTTGGATTATTTCCATATCTGCCA includes:
- a CDS encoding transglycosylase domain-containing protein, coding for MDSNKELNSQKRKQSNKNKYFKKRTKEPNVALKIFITCLKVIFFMIVIGGVVGIGAFVGIGKSYVDSAPELDLNKIKNQAHTSFIYDMNGKLVQELHGVENRVHADLSEMPEELQNAFIAIEDINFKKHHGISFRGIMRAALSNVISGDPTGQGASTITQQLIKNTILSQEQTYKRKIQEMYLAMQLEKKYSKDQILEAYLNTIYLGYNAYGVKTAAEMYFGKELDQLTLRESAMLAGINRNPYYYMPYPDEALQKDEDTEQSKEEQTYQPRDVAEKRTDLVLSKMYELGSISKDEYDEALSESIVLIKPKKREEQSSFIDYVYEELLDKLVKKYGWENEKDGKQKAENLINKGGLQIHTTLNPDIQKNTEQQIENFKGYPKATYKNYKDPNGFPDPQAAAVIIDYHTGEIRAMVGGRYGNNPKDARVMNRAVKTNRGVGSTIKPISVYGPLVDLKGSAGYVYENIPAKIPGWGGSKGFGANYDNKYTGLTTARQGIIQSINVVTERVLLESVGLQQSKEYLDKLGLNEEYGVIKNDSEQTGLSAAALSLGTDGASVLQMAAAYGTIGNKGIYIEPTTITKVVDRDGNIILDNKNPIRREVFKEETAWIMLDLMQDVINSGTGRRAQIPNMPTAGKTGTNTNKDVNNPNINRIKDVLFGGLTPYYSAFVWIGNDANSINIDGKPIDIHFPDGTYSSTTAGELWKNIMAPIHENLEYKEFFARPKGVVAAKICTCSGKIPTELCFKDPRHVVKTEYFIAGTVPNEKCNCHVEADICATSGKFATEFCPEAQVVNKVFVKRPADSPYFSLPDSVKAKILDTPYEMPNTENEDNYCKVHTSGWLDLRQNIEDLLQKAKDLLSSVEQKLNYYKSNYPEHVTSEQEKAIRDSSAQLEQAINNYDKQIQSAIDNMNKTIEYNQQNPKNQKPVNINIEQITKQAANEISSAYNHLKNVSDSVFKAIEQAINTGSSNNDNSNNNSNNNGNGNSSDSDSNNNNSDNDIDDD
- a CDS encoding stage V sporulation protein AE produces the protein MNKDIIIVTDGDRVAQRAVEVAAQNLGVRCISASAGNPTEVTGPEMESLILSAKSTPVVIMIDDVGKPGIGKGEGILGYLLKSQNINILGIIAIASNNESDYVEVDCSITKEGEIIKNAVDKFGDKQDTNKIKGDTLSIINQINQKLIIVGLGDPGKMDFNDDISKGAPITTKAIEQILKSSKNQKES